From the genome of Acropora palmata chromosome 8, jaAcrPala1.3, whole genome shotgun sequence:
caaaaccaaagcaatcgcctgattactttcgacagtcatatGAAAACCGCTCAATTCTTAAATAAATAGAAACTATTCTTAATTTATTCAATACAGAAACCAAGGAGCTTTGGGCTTTAAAGGAGTAAAGGTCGTGCAATTAGGttcattttattcatttatcaTATATGTCGAGTTGGATAGAATATAAAATATCTTTCTTTCTAAGTTTTTCGCATTATCTCCAGTCTTATAAACTGAACCTGCGATCTAGTGTCTCCAACTCCTTAGGAACCTGGCTAAACTGCATTGTATGTGGAAAAACGTTAGGctgttattttcaagttgttccCACGGACGTAAACTCAAAATATTAGTTTGTCATTTAACAGATGGATAATAATTTACgaatatttgatcaaaaggCTTCATATCCCCGTGACACTACCCATTTAAACCGATCtattcttgtttgtttgcaaaGATGTTTAGTAACCTTGGACGAAAAAGCAGTTTGCGACCGCAAGCTAAGAATATACCCCCACCCTTCTTGTTCGTGGGTCAGCATCGCAGCTAGTTGACGTGAAAAggcaaattaaatttcaaggTGATTATGGCAACATATTTACTTTGAAGATGCAAAAGTCATGATCACGGAATTAGTGATAATAAGATCAGTTTTTTTCAGAGCATGGCTTGCACTGACGTTGCTGACGTTTTTGTTACtgagagcggttttcaaatgactgaaGAAAAGCCAATACCAAAGCAGttacttcgaccaatcacaacaggagcaaacagcgcgatgaaccaatcgcAATTCCCAGCAATTGCCTGTagcttgctcaaagcgcgggaaaaatcacgcgtacatggtgcgattgggtgtggttttgcttctcattggttgaaaaactggcacgagtTTTTTTaggcaatcgcaatcacgtaaccATTTTCGACAgtcttttgaaaactgctcagatccaattgatttaatttttttttcccgatgTTTCCCTTACCTCAGGTATTCCTACCAGCTTACAATGCCGCATTTAAACGTGGGGTGGAAGCGGTTATTGCTTCACGGTCACAGTCACAGTCGGCCCAAAAACGAGATTAAGGAAGCCAAACACTACGGGGAGAGTTTTCAGACAACGTCATCCTTGAAGCAGTTTCTACCTGACCTCAGAACTGAAATGGATACCATGCAAAAGACAGTGATTTGTTGCCTTGCCATGTCAATAAGTAGAATCCTAAATTGGGAATGAATTCTCCTCGTTGTTAAAGTTAAACTTGGAAGAAATGTACAAGGATTTGGTTTAAGTCGTCAAGAGCGACTCGTtgcaagcaattttttttaaccatcCCATGTGCTGTAATGTGTATGTGCTGTAAAGATGAAAGGAAGATTCAAACTGTTAACACGATGGTGGGATGGCGTACAAATCTTTGGCGACATATTTGAATCTTCATATTATCGTTTGCCTTCCAATTATAGTTTACTctgattttaattttagtaCTTTGTAGGGTAAGGCGTGGCAATTTTACGGCCTGGAAGGTGAATGTGTAGTTTGAATCCCTTCTTGcgccttaaaaaaaaatgaatacagGGAGCAATGATGATCCAAAGCATTGAGTATTTCCGTCGCATGTTGGTTGGCGCAATTCATTACCTGAagtgctgtgattggtcaacgaattttctttccttttgcgTCACTGGTAATGCTTGTTCGTATAAGTAATaaaatgatttcgagtgcaatttggaataaataagcacgattaaatttttcaaagactagcaaaattgcacgagcccgtagggcgagtgcaatttggggtctttgaaaaacgagtgcttatttattccaaattgcacgagaaaaatcatttgattacttgttaataatatacatgcaaaaatttcgagatgttTGAGCAGAAGGAatgcacgcgtatcacgcagtcagggaaaaattgcgccaccagggcgtgcgcttgatttaaaaacaaacgatttgattggccatctgtgagtttctctttcgcgactttcccgtcaatcaatttaatttcaagtttttgcactcaatttcaactttttgcacccaatttcaactttctgcactgtttaGGATTAATTGACAtactctcagccaatcagcatggtGAAATTTTTACCTGTATATTATTAAGTGAAGAACAGTAGTTTGATCGATTAGAAAACTTGTAACAAGCAGTAAGGAAGTGGTGATTGTACTATATTATCATGTCTAAAGTGCCTTATTTATAAATGAGCGATGTAAATCATGAATATTGCACAGTTTATAATTGTGCAGAGGAAGCTGGAATTTGGTTGATTTAAGTTGTATCTGCTTTTTCTTGCTTGTCAACTATTCTCTACTCTTGACGTATCAGGGGCCGATTGTCCTAAccctaaccatgcttcgagaaaCTCGGGCCAGATAAGCGGGATCGCTTAGGATGTAAAACGAAGGGTGATCCACAAGTGACATCTCGACATTTGCTTGCACgaaacatgattttttttgtccatttctttctttatctgATTGCTTTTTCAGGACAAGTTGAGCGAGAAAATAAATGCGAGCGCGTGAGTTATGCGTGATCGATTCTCCTCATCCGCTGAAAATGATTAAGAAAACTCAGTAGTCCAGTGAAAATTCTCTTAAATCGCCAAATGTTTTCAGTAAATGACCGGACGCTAAATTTGCTTGGGAAATATTTCTCACTTTAACTTTGTCGTTTTCAAGGTTAAACTTTCAAGAGCCACTCAAAGATTGCAATTAAAACAATAGTCTATGTACATATatacaatattttcttttaggtAGCGGCGTTTAGGCTAACCGAGGATCTTAAAACGGATTACTTCGCAAAATTTAGAAACTTATTCCCTCTTACTGGTGAGTAAGCCTAATGGAGTAAAATAACATCATCACTGTTTCACGGTCGTTTTTAAGAGGCATTTTCAACATATGAATTGCTCGAAGGGTGGAAAGGGTCGCAGTGAATGCTTGCAGCGTTCCCACGCGTTACGTTGGTGTCGGGAATTCCTCCACAACCAAAGGCAATTCTTCCTTCACAGGATTGgaaatcatcatcattatttgcTATGTTACCAATTCTTACCTAGGCAGACCAACCTTGGGCAACGGATTCGCCTTCATCGTCCATAACGTTGAATCTTTCCATTAGCTCCAATCAGCGATTTCCACGTGCCACAACCAAGTTAAGTGCTGCGGTATTTCCCCGGGAAACAgggataattttgtttttcactttccttATTAATGCACCAGGATGTAACCTATGACTCTTACGTTCTTGTCACCGTCGGTTATCTGtgacattattttccttactcatatatatgtgttgtccgtaactgtgctcacattgtgggtggctcctcctgaaatgttctgcaattggtataggatttaatggagccgaaaccaattgtagaattgcacacattttaggcatcctactgatgaacagttgcaacacagatatattttttagcaactactatcatttgcggtctgtccactttgaatctGCACTCCAGACAAAGAGCTCTCAAGTTTCAAAGTTTCTAAAGCGTGAGATGCTTGCTGCAAATTGCGCCAAAGGCGCAAGTGTCCTGTGTTTCTTGCGCCGGAGGCGCCAAACAATTCtaggggggtccgggggcatgctccGCCGgaaattgcttgaaatttgCACTTGTCAGATCGCTGGAAATGCACCATCgagtccgccattttgtttctttcattttacttgCTAAGAGAGCCCATGTTATGGTGGTCAGCCTGAGCTAATATATCGTCCTATAATTCATATATTAACGAATGAGAAGTCctgaagaaacaagaaaattggtCGCACACGAACAGATTGAACATTAGTCGAAGTTAAGTGCCAGTGAAGGAGCGAATTCGGAATTCATGAGCACTTCTGAAAGCTTGAAAGGTAGAGTTACCTACCAGAACAGtgccaatagaccattttcgaattctcacggctggactggatctagcacgAAATAGAGGCtgatgcgggcaaatcttttcaaatgcaaattaatttgcccgcataagcctccatttcatgttaGATCCAggccaaccgttagaatacgaaactggcctattaaTGCGTGAGAAATGCTCGTGTCGGCGTGAGAGCGTGAGATTGCATCGAAATGCGTGAGACTCACGCTCAATGCGTGAGACTTGAGAGCTCTGTTGTCCACATGTACATCATTGACTATGATGCCAATCCTTGTTGTGGCAGATATTATGCTGTTATCTTTAACGTTGAACCCTTCCTTGTTACAAAGTTACTGCACAGAATCCAATTAGCGATTTTCCCGTGTCACGACCAAGTGAACAATTGTCCTGTTGCCGATCAGCGATCAATGAATACTAGCCCGCCTGTTTATAATAATGAATCTTTTCTGTTGTCCAATATTCACACCAAGGCAGATTTTGTCGAAGAGTGTTTTCCACTACTACTATTACTTCTTCTACTGCTATTTTTGCTCCTACGACTACTACTAATTAACTACTATTAATGATAGACGCAAACTCTAAGTAAACATGTTGAATGGAGAATCTTCAGAGCACTTCATcgttattattgttcttttttctgttttttattacTGCACCAGGATGTAACCCATGGATGCTATGTTCTTGTCGCCGTTATCTGGATTAAAGGCAGCAGCGTTTCCACAGCTAATGGCATCAGTGGGTCGTCCGCCAGTACCAAATCCGATTCTTGAATCGGTATTTTGGCATACATTTTCCACATCATCAGCTATGATGCCAATCCTTGCTTTGGCAGATTCTATGCTATTATCCATAACGTTGAACCCTTCCTTGTTACAAAATCTCTGCAAAGAGGCATTAGCTCCAATCAGCGATTTCCATGTGTCACGACCAAGTGAAGTGCTGCGGTGTTTCCCATCAGCGATCAATGAAAACAAGGAACTAGCCTGCTTGTTGATGACAATAAACCTTTTGTGTTGACCAATCTTCATCCCAAGGCAGATTTTGTCAAAGGGTGTTTTCCAGTAGGTTGGTAACTTGGTTTCTTGATTGTCAAACCCAGTTTCACCACCTGCAGGGTTGAAGGACTCAGTGTTGCTCCAAAGCGTGGAGTTGTAACGAAATGTTTGCTGCAATAATGATAACGTTCAATACAAGCTGATAAAGGTCATAAAAGACTTAACTCAATTTAAATGCAGAAAAATCATTCAGTCTCATTTGAACAAGCACATTGTGTTATCCCATTCTTGCGTTCACGACGTAAAATGTCGCAAGACCGAAAATCACTAGCCACTTATCGGAAACTTTTCGGGAAGGTCTACGTCTACCATAGAACATCCTCGGCAACATGGAGTGTCACGGTCACAATCAAGGACTTGCTAACCCAAGGGCTAAAGCGTTTTGAGCATTTCGTTTATCATGCACTGCTGTGGACTTGTTCAGTGTTGTTATTgcctgacaaaaaaataacattaaatacCTTGTTACCATCTGTTTTCATGACCGGTGTCCATCCACCATCTCCGCAACCAAAATCACCCATGTGACATAAGAGGGAAGTCGGCGTTGAGTCCATGTTCAAGGTAGTCACATGACTCTTTCTTGCCCTATGGGAAATAGGAAGTTCAAGAGATTTATTGATTATTACTGCTAATAGTTATCGTGTCACCTTAATTCAGTGCCCCAAACACTTCTCATCGCACGATGTCCTCTGCTCTTGTAATCCTTCAAGTCCCAAATGCCCAGTTCTAGGTTAGTTAAAAAGCACTGAGAAAGTTTGTCTTTGACTTTCTCGATATTAGAATTTTGTAGGAAAATCATCACCATAACATGCCATACTTAATAACTTGACTCAGCAACAGTTTTCTTGCTCCGCCTTGTTTCTCCCAACAAGGCAAAATGAtggttaaattgcatttcaaGACACGACCACCTACGAACGTCGGTTGGCCTCTCAATTTGTTATCAGAAATGTGGTTTGTTCTTTGGGTCCCCTTGGGTCGAAATTTAACTGAAAATCTCACAATAAAGCCGTGTCATGCCGTATCGCCTTTACACTTTTCGAAGGAGCTTCTCGTAAAGCCACCATGGAGAAAATCGATTTTAGTTCTTTCGTGTCTCTCAACTATTTTCATAGGGGTCAAGCTTTTATAATAGGGCGCTTTCAGGCACAGGAATACCCAATTACAATTAGCCAATCCAATATTCAATTCCACGGCGTCTTGCAAATATCTAACTGGTTCCCCGCTGTCAGTTGGGTTCATTTATGTTGTTGTGCTCGATTGGAAAATCAATCATTCATACAATCTGGTGCTTAGTCCTAATCTCCTACCTAGATCTCACTCTTACATTGTAAAACACCCTTATCTTTGGCCGCGGGAGATCTAGGTACAGATTAACACTTTCCAAAAGTCAAAAGTTACAAAGTTTATCCCTGCGTACAAATGAGGGAAGTTTACTTTCCTCTACTTTTCTACTTTGTAAATAAACCAAACTAACTTGAACACTTCATACAGCTCTTTACAGGACTTcacatctgaaaaaaaaaattgtgaaactTTGATCTCTAGTGAATAACAACACGGCCCAGAGGACAATACATAGAAACCGCGTCCAATTGccataaattatttaagaCTAGAATTGGTGACTCCTTTTACTAAAATTAAAGCCTAAACTAGGTGTAACACCCAAACGTTTCTTTGATGACCAGTACAGTataaagacaaagaaattaaactgGGACGTTCTCATGATCTTTCCCACTCAATACGTTCCTCAGTTCGGCTGCAGATGGAATTATTGCATTCCACTTGCCTGTCACCTAAGAAGACTATTTCGCAGGAGAAGAACTTCTCCAAACGCTCAGATCTCCTCTCGTGAACCATCGATTGCTTAGTGATTCTATTGGTAAAGGCCTACGTCATGTTCAGTCAATGGGTCCGCCTTGTTCTGTTGGTCCTATCTTGGGCAAATACCAATTGCTTACGTTTCcaatatcttttctttttgtttttgatatttCATTCAATTATGAGTATCGAACCGGAAGGTTCTTCAAGtaaccttttctttcttgtgtatTTTTAAAACGCAAATCTACCTACAGCCGTGGTTCTtttagtcatttgaaaaagctgaaatttatGCAACTTTATCATAACAAACTAGGATAAAATAACTAGTATTTGAACTAAAtggagtgaataaaaatgttacCTCTTAAATGCCAGATTCCCATATAAAACCTGGTCTCATCGGTGACATAATCTTGAGGTCTCGCTTCTTTAGTTCTGTCATTCAGCTCGCAGATCTTTTCGGGAATAAAGAAATTATAGCTCTGGCACTGGAGATCCTGGTCACATACAACTTGGCATTCAAATACTGACGCGACCGCAGTGGATCTGAAAGTGTGTTTTTTAAGGGCCTTGCCGGTAGATGAAACCTCCACAGGCTTGCACTGATTTGCTGTTATCACGACGGCCAAGTGAAAGATTACCAAGAGGGTCAAGTGTATCAGGAAATAGTCCATTATACTCTGTTACACATCTTATGTCTGAATAATTATAGAATGATGATTACAAGATCAGCCAAAAGAATCCTACTGCCACATTTTGTGATGCTTTACAATTCCCCTGACAGTAACCTTAACGAATAAAATTTATGTGTGGCTATCATTCCCTCGCAATTTACGGGACATCCCAGGACAGGAGAGAAGATCGAAGACTATAGATGCACGACCAAAATCGCGACTGGATGTTTACATGAACGACAAAGACAGATTATGTAAATGTACGTAAACAACACTTTCAAATTTCAGAGAGCTCAGTTCgtttttttacaattattactcTCTGTAGCAAAGGCATTATTAACATTCAATCAATCGGACGATATCCATACCTTTCACGTTTACTCTTTTCTTTCCACTGGCCTGATGAGGAGAGACACCGTCAAGGCAAGATATTTATGATTTAGGCTAATAGATCTTTTAACAACTGCTGAATATTGATTGGTGGAGACAAGCATGCTGAGAacaattttcattaatttttcagttcttttctGGAAGGTTTACTTTGCATTAACTGACAGGATGAAAATTTCTCTTGTTTTGATGTTCATGACTCAtgaacatcaaaacaaaagaaattttcataattgaattattgaaaaagaGAGGAGAAACGGCAAACATCACGTTCTTGCGATGACAGTTCCCAAGCACAGCGCCTTTTAGTGTTACTACATGCGAAGATCCCCAGCTAATGGGGAACCTTCCAGCTATCAATTGCTTTAACAATTATGTTTTCCTGAACCGTTTTCAGACCGCTGTGTTTGACTTGAAGTTTACTAAAACTTCCGCtcattaaatttctttgttctttactTTGAATTGAAGGAGACAACAAAAGTTTCTCATTGTCTCATCACAAGACTTCCTCTCTCttgtctctctctctctttttttttttttttcataaaatgcGCGGATGCAGCCTTTAACCTAACTAGTGACACCTAAAAAGTAGTTTCAAGCTGAGAATAAACTGTTTAAGTCAGTCCTTGAACTAAGACTAGCTGCTAGGATTCGCCGGCATCATCAAGGAATGGAAAATATTACAGTACAGCGAAGAAAGAAGCGAATCCGACGGTTTATGATTGGCAACCTACATTTTCACCTTCATCGCTATTTCGCTGCGCTGCACTGCGCTGTAATATTTCCTCATTCCTTGATGACGCCTTGAATCGACGAAAGCAAGAAGCTAGCAGCTGCATCcgtgaatcaaagaaaaaatagaatTGAGAGAAATAGAGAACCCCTGTGATGAGACGTTATCTACCGCACAATGAAACTTTTGCATGCAGACTTCTTCAAACTAAAGTAAACTTATGTCTGAGAACAAAGAAACTTTATATGAAGTTTTAGTTTTGAGCCAACTTGTAAACGTAGACGGTGTCGCAATTCTCAGTTAAAAGTGCTCTGAAAACGGTTCaggaaagtttgaaatatAATTGAGAtgcagccatttttttttccgttcgTTTTCAAAGCATAAGCAATCCTTTATGCACTGGCGTACATACACATAACAACTTTACTAGAATCGCATTTGACCTTTTCAGGGGATAGCTGAATTCTTTCTAGGTTAGTCTATAAATTATGGATACTTtaaaagatgttttaaatCCCTCATGCTGGTcgtcgattttttttttcaatctgaTTAGCTCTTGCTAGTCTGATTTAATCACGAATTGTACTAAGTTCAAGTGCAATTTCCCTCCAAGCTATTAACGGGGTAACTAAATGTTAATATAAATGTTGTCGATAAAAAAGGTTGATATTTATCAACGTGCTCGATTGAAAAGTAATATCATAAGTTAAATTGATTCCAAGGGTAATATCATGGAAAAGGCTGGTGACTTAAGCAAGCGATAAATGGGTCACTTCTTGGTTTTTCCCGTCCTTCGGTTTGGTATTTCTTCGCATCTCACTTAAATATTAATGGTAATTAAGAGTCGTGAAGCAGCCGCCCCCTCAACCTCCTACGGAGCACTTCGATTTGATGTGACTGCAAGTAGTCTGAACTTATTAACCCGCTTATCTTCATAACAGGCATGATTTTCGGGGCGCTCCAAGGATAGCTGTAACCACGGCTCTCAGAT
Proteins encoded in this window:
- the LOC141890557 gene encoding uncharacterized protein LOC141890557, with product MDYFLIHLTLLVIFHLAVVITANQCKPVEVSSTGKALKKHTFRSTAVASVFECQVVCDQDLQCQSYNFFIPEKICELNDRTKEARPQDYVTDETRFYMGIWHLRDVKSCKELYEVFKARKSHVTTLNMDSTPTSLLCHMGDFGCGDGGWTPVMKTDGNKQTFRYNSTLWSNTESFNPAGGETGFDNQETKLPTYWKTPFDKICLGMKIGQHKRFIVINKQASSLFSLIADGKHRSTSLGRDTWKSLIGANASLQRFCNKEGFNVMDNSIESAKARIGIIADDVENVCQNTDSRIGFGTGGRPTDAISCGNAAAFNPDNGDKNIASMGYILVQ